The following are from one region of the Streptomyces rubrogriseus genome:
- a CDS encoding glycoside hydrolase family 16 protein → MSQTSGNPPRRRPLRRALVAVVGTLGLAAAATTVTGPSAGAAVPPPPSGWTQVFADDFDGAAGSGVNTANWQYDTGTSYPGGPANWGTGEIETMTSSPSNVSLDGGGNLRITPQRDGAGNWTSGRIETKRADFEPPAGGKLRVEARIQVPNVTGAAAKGYWPAFWMLGAPYRGNYWNWPGVGEIDIMENTQGLNTVWSTLHCGTSPGGPCNETSGIGGNTPCPGATCQAGFHTYRVEWDRSTSVEEIRFYVDGNNFHTVRANQVDATTWANATNHGYFIILNVAMGGGFPDAFGGGPDGGTQPGHSMLVDYVQVLSAGGSGTTPPPTGGDRDAYSAIEAESYDAQSGTLTEGTSDSGGGSNLGALANGDWVQYKGVEFGSSAATQFKARVASGAAAGVSGLVEVRLDSRTSTPVGSFAVGNTGGWQSWRTIPANMASVTGTHDVYLTFTSGQSADFVNVNWFGFGH, encoded by the coding sequence ATGAGTCAGACATCCGGCAACCCGCCCAGACGCCGGCCGCTGCGCCGGGCGCTGGTGGCCGTCGTCGGCACGCTCGGCCTGGCCGCGGCGGCGACGACCGTCACGGGCCCGTCGGCGGGCGCGGCCGTTCCGCCGCCCCCGTCCGGCTGGACCCAGGTCTTCGCCGACGACTTCGACGGCGCGGCCGGCTCCGGCGTGAACACCGCGAACTGGCAGTACGACACCGGCACCTCGTACCCCGGCGGCCCGGCCAACTGGGGCACCGGCGAGATCGAGACGATGACGTCGTCCCCGAGCAACGTCTCGCTGGACGGCGGCGGCAACCTGCGCATCACCCCGCAGCGCGACGGCGCCGGCAACTGGACCTCGGGCCGCATCGAGACCAAGCGGGCCGACTTCGAGCCCCCGGCCGGCGGCAAGCTGCGCGTGGAGGCCCGTATCCAGGTCCCGAACGTCACCGGGGCCGCCGCCAAGGGCTACTGGCCGGCGTTCTGGATGCTCGGCGCGCCCTACCGCGGCAACTACTGGAACTGGCCCGGTGTCGGCGAGATCGACATCATGGAGAACACCCAGGGCCTCAACACGGTCTGGTCCACGCTGCACTGCGGCACCTCGCCCGGCGGCCCCTGCAACGAGACGAGCGGCATCGGCGGCAACACCCCGTGCCCCGGCGCCACCTGCCAGGCGGGCTTCCACACCTACCGGGTGGAGTGGGACCGCTCGACGAGCGTCGAGGAGATCCGCTTCTACGTCGACGGCAACAACTTCCACACCGTCCGCGCCAACCAGGTCGACGCGACGACCTGGGCGAACGCCACCAACCACGGCTACTTCATCATCCTGAACGTCGCGATGGGCGGCGGCTTCCCGGACGCCTTCGGCGGCGGCCCGGACGGCGGCACCCAGCCCGGCCACTCCATGCTCGTGGACTACGTCCAGGTGCTGTCGGCCGGTGGGAGCGGTACCACGCCACCGCCGACCGGCGGTGACCGCGACGCGTACAGCGCCATCGAGGCGGAGTCGTACGACGCCCAGTCCGGCACCCTGACCGAGGGCACCTCGGACTCGGGCGGCGGCAGCAACCTCGGCGCCCTCGCCAACGGCGACTGGGTGCAGTACAAGGGCGTCGAGTTCGGTTCGAGCGCGGCGACCCAGTTCAAGGCCCGGGTGGCCAGCGGTGCCGCCGCCGGGGTCAGCGGCCTGGTCGAGGTGCGCCTGGACAGCCGCACCAGCACGCCGGTCGGCAGTTTCGCCGTGGGCAACACGGGCGGCTGGCAGTCGTGGCGGACGATCCCGGCGAACATGGCCTCGGTGACCGGCACCCACGACGTCTACCTGACCTTCACCAGCGGCCAGAGCGCCGACTTCGTCAACGTGAACTGGTTCGGCTTCGGCCACTGA
- a CDS encoding helix-turn-helix transcriptional regulator has protein sequence MADERSQGGGDGIRTFPFPVDLSLLGVGMQVGPMGAGRTWHAQAPLHRVHRIDFHIVMLLTGGPVRHMIDFAEYEASAGDLLWIRPGQVHRFAPEAEYRGTVLTMQPGFLPRATVEATGLYRYDLPPLLHPDEARLAGLTAALDQLRREYEDATTLPLSLHTAVLRHTLSAFLLRLAHLAAGSARAARQGRAETPGDSTFILFRDAVERGFATNHSVSAYADALGYSRRTLVRAVRAATGETPKGFIDKRVVLEAKRLLAHTELPIGRVGAAVGFPDAANFSKFFQQHTDQTPAAFRAELR, from the coding sequence ATGGCGGACGAAAGAAGCCAAGGCGGCGGCGACGGGATCAGAACGTTCCCCTTCCCGGTCGATCTCAGCCTCCTCGGAGTGGGCATGCAGGTCGGTCCCATGGGCGCCGGCCGCACCTGGCACGCGCAGGCGCCGCTGCACCGCGTGCACCGCATCGACTTCCACATCGTCATGCTCCTCACCGGCGGACCGGTCCGTCACATGATCGACTTCGCCGAGTACGAGGCGTCGGCCGGCGACCTGCTGTGGATCCGTCCCGGCCAGGTCCACCGCTTCGCGCCGGAGGCCGAGTACCGCGGAACGGTGCTCACCATGCAGCCCGGCTTCCTGCCCCGCGCCACCGTGGAGGCCACCGGCCTCTACCGCTACGACCTGCCGCCCCTGCTCCACCCCGACGAGGCGCGGCTCGCCGGACTGACGGCGGCGCTCGACCAGTTGCGGCGCGAGTACGAGGACGCGACCACACTCCCGCTGAGCCTGCACACGGCCGTACTGCGCCACACGCTCTCCGCGTTCCTGCTGCGCCTCGCCCACCTCGCGGCCGGTTCCGCGAGGGCGGCGCGGCAGGGGCGGGCGGAGACGCCGGGGGACAGCACCTTCATCCTCTTCCGGGACGCGGTCGAGCGGGGCTTCGCCACCAACCACAGCGTCAGCGCCTACGCCGACGCGCTCGGCTACTCCCGCCGCACCCTGGTGCGCGCGGTGCGCGCCGCCACCGGTGAGACGCCCAAGGGTTTCATCGACAAGCGTGTCGTCCTGGAGGCCAAGCGGCTGCTCGCCCACACCGAGCTGCCGATCGGGCGGGTCGGCGCGGCGGTCGGCTTCCCGGACGCGGCGAACTTCTCCAAGTTCTTCCAGCAGCACACCGACCAGACACCGGCCGCCTTCCGGGCGGAGCTGCGCTGA
- the tkt gene encoding transketolase codes for MSTQSSKQTVDGADRFEWTELDRRAVDTARILAADAVQKVGNGHPGTAMALAPAAYTIFQKVMRHDPADPEWTGRDRFVLSPGHTSLTLYTQLFLAGYEVELDDLKAFRTHGSRTPGHPEYGHTAGVETTTGPLGQGVANAVGMAMAARYERGLFDPEAPEGESPFDHTVWAIVSDGDLQEGVSAEASSLAGHQKLGNLVFLYDDNHISIEGDTVTAFSEDVLKRYEAYGWHTQRIEPADSGDVDVQALHAALTAAKAETGRPSIIAMRTIIAWPAPNARNTEASHGSALGADEVAATKRVLGFDPEQSFEVADEVLAHTRRALDRGAEAHAAWDKRIAAWRDAAPERAELFDRVVAGRLPEGWEDSLPVFETGKAVATRAASGKVLQALGPVLPELWGGSADLAGSNNTTIDKTSSFLPEGNPLPGADPYGRTVHFGIREFSMAAEMNGIALHGNTRIYGGTFLVFSDYMRNAVRMSALMQLPVTYVWTHDSIGLGEDGPTHQPVEHLASLRAIPGLNVVRPADANETATVWAEILRRHSTHPAPHGLALTRQGVPTYAPNPDAARGGYVLADASSGAPDVVLIATGSEVQLAMAARETLEAEGTATRVVSMPSVEWFEEQPRAYRESVLPPSVRARVAVEAGIGLTWHRYVGDAGRIVSLEHFGASADAKILFTEFGFTAGHVAGAARESLAAARG; via the coding sequence ATGAGCACGCAGTCGAGCAAGCAGACAGTGGACGGCGCGGACCGCTTCGAATGGACCGAACTCGACCGGCGTGCCGTGGACACCGCCCGGATCCTGGCGGCCGACGCCGTGCAGAAGGTGGGCAACGGTCACCCGGGTACGGCGATGGCCCTCGCCCCGGCCGCCTACACGATCTTTCAGAAGGTGATGCGACACGACCCCGCCGATCCCGAGTGGACCGGCCGTGACCGCTTCGTCCTCTCCCCCGGCCACACCTCGCTGACCCTCTACACCCAGCTCTTCCTCGCCGGGTACGAGGTGGAGCTGGACGACCTCAAGGCCTTCCGCACGCACGGCTCCAGGACGCCGGGCCACCCCGAGTACGGGCACACGGCCGGCGTGGAGACCACCACGGGGCCGCTGGGCCAGGGTGTGGCCAACGCGGTGGGCATGGCGATGGCGGCCCGCTACGAGCGCGGCCTGTTCGACCCCGAAGCCCCCGAGGGCGAGTCGCCCTTCGACCACACGGTCTGGGCGATCGTCAGCGACGGCGACCTCCAGGAGGGCGTCTCCGCCGAGGCCTCGTCGCTCGCCGGTCACCAAAAGCTCGGCAATCTGGTCTTCCTCTACGACGACAACCACATCTCGATCGAGGGCGACACCGTGACCGCGTTCTCCGAGGACGTGCTGAAGCGCTACGAGGCGTACGGCTGGCACACACAGCGCATCGAGCCCGCCGACAGCGGCGACGTGGACGTGCAGGCGCTGCACGCGGCGCTGACGGCGGCGAAGGCCGAGACCGGCCGCCCGTCCATCATCGCCATGCGCACGATCATCGCCTGGCCCGCCCCGAACGCCCGGAACACCGAGGCCTCCCACGGCTCCGCCCTCGGCGCGGACGAGGTCGCCGCCACCAAGCGCGTCCTCGGTTTCGACCCGGAGCAGTCCTTCGAGGTCGCCGACGAGGTCCTCGCCCACACCCGCCGGGCCCTGGACCGGGGTGCCGAGGCGCACGCCGCCTGGGACAAGCGGATCGCCGCCTGGCGCGACGCCGCCCCCGAGCGCGCGGAGCTGTTCGACCGGGTGGTCGCCGGCCGGCTGCCCGAGGGCTGGGAGGACTCCCTGCCGGTGTTCGAGACCGGCAAGGCGGTCGCCACCCGGGCCGCCTCCGGCAAGGTCCTCCAGGCGCTCGGCCCGGTGCTGCCCGAACTGTGGGGCGGCTCGGCCGACCTGGCCGGCTCGAACAACACGACGATCGACAAGACGTCGTCCTTCCTGCCGGAGGGCAACCCGTTGCCCGGCGCCGACCCGTACGGCCGCACCGTGCACTTCGGCATCCGCGAGTTCTCGATGGCCGCGGAGATGAACGGCATCGCCCTGCACGGCAACACCCGGATCTACGGCGGCACCTTCCTGGTCTTCTCCGACTACATGCGCAACGCGGTGCGCATGTCCGCGCTGATGCAGCTGCCGGTGACGTACGTGTGGACGCACGACTCCATCGGCCTCGGCGAGGACGGGCCCACCCACCAGCCGGTCGAACACCTGGCCTCGCTGCGCGCGATCCCCGGCCTCAACGTCGTCCGCCCCGCCGACGCCAACGAGACCGCGACCGTGTGGGCCGAGATCCTGCGCCGCCACTCCACCCACCCGGCGCCGCACGGCCTCGCCCTCACCCGCCAGGGCGTGCCCACCTACGCCCCGAACCCGGACGCGGCACGCGGCGGGTACGTCCTCGCCGACGCCTCCTCCGGCGCCCCGGACGTCGTCCTGATCGCCACCGGCTCCGAGGTGCAGCTCGCGATGGCCGCGCGGGAGACGCTGGAGGCCGAGGGCACCGCGACGCGCGTGGTGTCGATGCCGTCCGTGGAGTGGTTCGAGGAGCAGCCCCGCGCCTACCGCGAGAGCGTGCTGCCGCCGTCCGTGCGGGCCCGGGTGGCCGTGGAGGCCGGGATCGGCCTGACCTGGCACCGGTACGTCGGGGACGCGGGACGCATCGTCTCCCTGGAGCACTTCGGCGCCTCCGCCGACGCGAAGATTTTGTTCACCGAGTTCGGCTTCACCGCCGGGCACGTGGCCGGCGCCGCCCGGGAATCCCTGGCCGCCGCTCGCGGCTGA
- the tal gene encoding transaldolase yields the protein MITVTEATATAGALQRLADQGVSVWLDDLSRRRIESGNLAELIRTKNVVGVTTNPSIFQAAIGSGEGYEEQLADLATRGVTVDEAVRMMTTADVRAAADVLRGVYDATGGRDGRVSIEVDPRLAHDTRATVAEARQLAWLVDRPNVMIKIPATRAGLPAITEVIGAGISVNVTLIFSLERYREVMDAYLAGLEKAQAAGIELAGIHSVASFFVSRVDSEIDKRLSLLGTEEALGLRGRAALANARLAYEAYENVFAGDRFTALAGSRANPQRPLWASTGVKDPAFRDTLYVEELVAPGTVNTMPEATLDAAADHGDVRGDTVTGGYAQARADLAAVERLGVSYDEVVEQLEQEGVAKFEAAWQELLAAVTKSLDSKGVDGE from the coding sequence ATGATCACTGTGACCGAAGCAACCGCCACCGCGGGAGCACTCCAGCGCCTGGCCGACCAGGGCGTGTCCGTCTGGCTCGACGACCTGTCGCGGCGGCGGATCGAGTCCGGCAACCTCGCCGAGCTGATCAGGACGAAGAACGTCGTCGGCGTCACCACCAACCCGTCCATCTTCCAGGCCGCCATAGGCTCCGGCGAGGGGTACGAGGAGCAGCTCGCCGACCTGGCGACCCGCGGTGTCACCGTCGACGAGGCGGTCCGCATGATGACCACCGCCGACGTCCGCGCCGCCGCCGACGTGCTGCGCGGGGTGTACGACGCGACCGGCGGGCGCGACGGCCGGGTCTCCATCGAGGTCGACCCCCGGCTCGCCCACGACACCCGGGCCACGGTCGCCGAGGCGCGGCAGCTGGCCTGGCTGGTCGACCGCCCCAACGTGATGATCAAGATCCCGGCGACGAGGGCCGGTCTCCCGGCCATCACCGAGGTCATCGGCGCGGGCATCAGCGTCAACGTCACGCTGATCTTCTCCCTGGAGCGCTACCGCGAGGTGATGGACGCCTACCTCGCCGGCCTGGAGAAGGCGCAGGCGGCCGGGATCGAGCTGGCCGGCATCCACTCGGTCGCGTCGTTCTTCGTCTCCCGCGTCGACAGCGAGATCGACAAGCGCCTGTCCCTGCTGGGCACCGAGGAGGCGCTCGGCCTGCGCGGCCGGGCGGCACTGGCCAACGCGCGACTGGCCTACGAGGCGTACGAGAACGTCTTCGCGGGCGACCGCTTCACCGCCCTCGCGGGGTCCCGCGCCAACCCCCAGCGCCCCCTGTGGGCGTCCACCGGTGTGAAGGACCCGGCATTCCGGGACACCCTGTACGTGGAGGAGCTGGTCGCCCCCGGCACCGTGAACACGATGCCGGAGGCCACCCTGGACGCCGCCGCCGATCACGGCGACGTACGGGGCGACACGGTCACCGGCGGGTACGCCCAGGCCCGGGCCGATCTCGCGGCCGTGGAGCGGCTCGGCGTGTCGTACGACGAGGTGGTGGAGCAGTTGGAGCAGGAGGGCGTGGCGAAGTTCGAGGCGGCCTGGCAGGAGCTGCTCGCCGCCGTGACGAAGTCCCTCGACAGCAAGGGAGTTGACGGGGAATGA
- the zwf gene encoding glucose-6-phosphate dehydrogenase — MSEELPATTVRETKATKEAKEARAAQEAAGPPLAEEAEQARVAGAAKAAGASGSSRSAKKTGASRAARAAKGKGAAGRAVEPVAPLDWSNPLRDPQDRRLPRIAGPSGLVIFGVTGDLSRKKLMPAVYDLANRGLLPPGFSLVGFARRDWEDQDFAEVVHDAVREHARTPFREEVWQQLSEGMRFIPGDFDDDNAFEQLRKAVEELDASRGTSGNYAFYLSVPPKFFPKVVQQLKKHGLTDAPEGSWRRAVIEKPFGHDLDSARDLNALVHEVFDPEQVFRIDHYLGKETVQNILALRFANQMYEPIWNRSYVDHVQITMAEDIGIGGRAGYYDGIGAARDVIQNHLLQLMALTAMEEPAAFDARSLLTEKLKVLRAVRLPDDLGEHTVRGQYAGGWQGGAQVPGYLEEDGIDPASTTDTYAAIKLGIDNRRWAGVPFYLRTGKRLGRRVTEIAVVFQRAPHSPFDSTATEELGENAIVIRVQPDEGMTVRFGSKVPGTSMEIRDVSMDFAYGESFTESSPEAYERLILDVLLGDANLFPRHQEVEESWRILDPIEEYWASHDKPAQYASGGWGPREADEMLARDGRSWRRP; from the coding sequence ATGAGCGAGGAGCTTCCCGCTACGACGGTCCGGGAGACCAAGGCGACGAAGGAAGCCAAGGAGGCCCGGGCGGCGCAGGAGGCGGCCGGACCGCCGCTCGCCGAGGAGGCCGAGCAGGCCCGCGTCGCCGGAGCGGCGAAGGCCGCCGGCGCGTCCGGGTCGTCCCGGAGCGCGAAGAAGACCGGGGCGTCCCGCGCGGCCAGGGCGGCGAAGGGCAAGGGTGCGGCCGGCCGGGCCGTGGAGCCGGTGGCACCGCTCGACTGGAGCAACCCGCTGCGCGATCCCCAGGACCGCCGTCTCCCCCGCATCGCGGGCCCGTCCGGGCTGGTCATCTTCGGCGTCACCGGTGACCTGTCCCGCAAGAAGCTGATGCCCGCCGTGTACGACCTGGCCAACCGCGGCCTGCTGCCGCCCGGCTTCTCGCTGGTCGGCTTCGCCCGCCGGGACTGGGAGGACCAGGACTTCGCCGAGGTCGTGCACGACGCGGTCAGGGAGCACGCGCGCACGCCGTTCCGCGAGGAGGTCTGGCAGCAGCTCTCCGAGGGCATGCGCTTCATCCCCGGCGACTTCGACGACGACAACGCGTTCGAACAGCTGCGCAAGGCCGTCGAGGAGCTGGACGCGTCCCGCGGCACCAGCGGCAACTACGCCTTCTACCTCTCCGTGCCGCCGAAGTTCTTCCCGAAGGTCGTCCAGCAGCTCAAGAAGCACGGGCTGACCGACGCGCCCGAGGGTTCCTGGCGCCGTGCGGTCATCGAGAAGCCGTTCGGCCACGACCTGGACAGCGCCCGCGACCTGAACGCGCTGGTGCACGAGGTGTTCGACCCGGAGCAGGTCTTCCGCATCGACCACTACCTGGGCAAGGAGACGGTCCAGAACATCCTGGCGCTGCGCTTCGCCAACCAGATGTACGAGCCGATCTGGAACCGGTCCTACGTGGACCACGTGCAGATCACGATGGCCGAGGACATCGGCATCGGCGGCCGGGCCGGCTACTACGACGGCATCGGCGCCGCCCGCGACGTCATCCAGAACCACCTGCTCCAGCTGATGGCGCTGACCGCCATGGAGGAGCCGGCCGCCTTCGACGCGCGGTCGCTGCTCACCGAGAAGCTGAAGGTGCTGCGCGCCGTGCGGCTGCCCGACGACCTGGGCGAGCACACCGTGCGCGGGCAGTACGCGGGCGGCTGGCAGGGCGGCGCGCAGGTGCCCGGCTACCTGGAGGAGGACGGCATCGACCCGGCCTCCACCACGGACACCTACGCGGCCATCAAGCTCGGCATCGACAACCGCCGCTGGGCCGGGGTGCCCTTCTACCTGCGCACCGGCAAGCGCCTGGGCCGCCGGGTCACCGAGATCGCGGTCGTCTTCCAGCGGGCCCCGCACTCGCCCTTCGACTCCACGGCGACGGAGGAGCTGGGCGAGAACGCCATCGTCATCCGCGTCCAGCCCGACGAGGGCATGACGGTGCGCTTCGGCTCCAAGGTGCCGGGCACGTCGATGGAGATCCGGGACGTGTCGATGGACTTCGCGTACGGCGAGTCCTTCACCGAGTCCAGCCCGGAGGCGTACGAACGGCTGATCCTGGACGTCCTTCTGGGTGACGCCAACCTGTTCCCGCGCCACCAGGAGGTGGAAGAGTCCTGGCGGATCCTCGACCCGATCGAGGAGTACTGGGCCTCGCACGACAAGCCCGCGCAGTACGCGTCGGGCGGCTGGGGACCGCGGGAAGCGGACGAGATGCTCGCACGAGACGGACGGAGCTGGCGCAGGCCATGA
- the opcA gene encoding glucose-6-phosphate dehydrogenase assembly protein OpcA, which yields MRIDLTDTTASKINKALVQGRRAIGTPAVGMVLTLVIVTDEENAYDAIKAAEEASHEHPSRTLVVIKRHPRNLRDRTRSHLDAEVRVGSEAGTGETVVLRMYGEVSEHADSVVLPLLLPDAPVVVWWPVEAPDNPAKDPLGALAQRRITDLYTVERPMEVLERRVRAYAPGDTDLAWTRLTLWRSMLAAALDQARVPVTSAVVEAEADNPAAELLARWMEARLGVRVDRVVTDGPVVTAVRLGTANGEIVVDRPEGPLATMTLPGQPSRSVALKVRPTSELIAEELRRLDADEMYAVALRGKAGKETPVHV from the coding sequence ATGAGGATCGACCTGACCGACACCACGGCAAGCAAGATCAACAAGGCGCTGGTGCAGGGCCGCCGGGCCATCGGCACCCCGGCCGTGGGCATGGTGCTCACGCTGGTCATCGTCACGGACGAGGAGAACGCCTACGACGCGATCAAGGCCGCCGAGGAGGCCTCACACGAGCACCCCTCGCGCACCCTGGTCGTCATCAAGCGCCATCCCCGCAACCTGCGCGACCGCACCCGCTCGCACCTCGACGCCGAGGTCCGGGTCGGCTCCGAGGCCGGGACCGGCGAGACGGTCGTCCTGCGCATGTACGGCGAGGTGTCCGAGCACGCCGACTCGGTGGTGCTGCCGCTGCTGCTGCCGGACGCGCCGGTCGTCGTGTGGTGGCCGGTGGAGGCGCCGGACAACCCCGCGAAGGACCCGCTGGGCGCGCTGGCCCAGCGCCGGATCACCGACCTCTACACGGTCGAACGGCCGATGGAGGTCCTGGAGCGCCGGGTCCGCGCCTACGCGCCCGGCGACACCGACCTGGCCTGGACCCGGCTGACGCTGTGGCGCTCGATGCTGGCCGCGGCCCTGGACCAGGCCCGGGTACCGGTGACCTCCGCGGTCGTGGAGGCCGAGGCCGACAACCCGGCCGCCGAGCTGCTGGCCCGCTGGATGGAGGCCCGCCTCGGCGTCCGCGTGGACCGCGTGGTCACCGACGGCCCGGTGGTGACGGCGGTCCGCCTCGGCACGGCGAACGGCGAGATCGTCGTCGACCGGCCGGAGGGCCCGCTCGCCACGATGACCCTGCCGGGTCAGCCCTCGCGCTCCGTCGCCCTGAAGGTGCGCCCCACCTCCGAACTCATCGCCGAGGAGCTCAGGCGCCTCGACGCCGACGAGATGTACGCCGTCGCCCTGCGCGGCAAGGCCGGCAAGGAGACCCCTGTCCATGTCTGA
- the pgi gene encoding glucose-6-phosphate isomerase — MSDTPKLNQRPEWTALADHAKGTLPHPDLRELFAQDPGRAERYVVRVGDLRIDYSKHLVTDETLALLQELAAATDVAGLRDAMFRGERINITEDRAVLHTALRAPRDAVIEVDGENVVPKVHAVLDKMAGFADRVRSGEWTGHTGRRIKNVVNIGIGGSDLGPAMAYEALRAFTDRSLTLRFVSNVDGADLHEAVRDLDPAQTLFVIASKTFTTIETITNATSARSWLLDGLGGDEKAVAKHFVALSTNAEKVADFGIDTANMFEFWDWVGGRYSFDSAIGLSLMIAIGPDRFREMLDGFRIVDEHFRNAEAPANAPLLLGLLGVWYGDFLGAQSHAVLPYSHYLSKFTAYLQQLDMESNGKSVDREGNPVEWQTGPVVWGTPGTNGQHAYYQLIHQGTKLIPADFIGFARPVAELSDELKAQHDLLMANFFAQTQALAFGKTPDEVRAEGVPEELVPHKTFRGNHPTTTVLAAELTPSVLGQLIALYEHKVFVQGAIWNIDSFDQWGVELGKVLAKRVEPALTEGADVPGLDPSTAALVAAYRELKEVH, encoded by the coding sequence ATGTCTGACACCCCGAAGCTCAACCAGCGGCCCGAGTGGACCGCGCTCGCGGACCACGCCAAGGGCACGCTGCCCCACCCGGACCTGCGCGAGCTGTTCGCCCAGGACCCCGGGCGGGCGGAGCGCTACGTCGTGCGCGTCGGCGACCTGCGCATCGACTACTCGAAGCACCTGGTCACCGACGAGACGCTGGCCCTGCTCCAGGAGCTGGCCGCAGCGACCGACGTGGCCGGGCTGCGCGACGCGATGTTCCGCGGTGAGCGGATCAACATCACCGAGGACCGGGCGGTGCTGCACACCGCGCTGCGGGCCCCACGCGACGCGGTGATCGAGGTCGACGGCGAGAACGTCGTCCCCAAGGTGCACGCCGTGCTCGACAAGATGGCCGGCTTCGCCGACCGGGTCCGCTCCGGCGAGTGGACCGGCCACACCGGCCGGCGCATCAAGAACGTCGTCAACATCGGCATCGGCGGCTCCGACCTCGGTCCGGCGATGGCCTACGAGGCGCTGCGGGCCTTCACCGACCGCTCCCTCACCCTCCGCTTCGTGTCCAACGTGGACGGCGCCGACCTGCACGAGGCGGTCCGGGACCTGGACCCGGCTCAGACGCTGTTCGTCATCGCGTCCAAGACCTTCACCACCATCGAGACGATCACGAACGCCACGTCCGCCCGCTCCTGGCTGCTGGACGGCCTCGGGGGTGACGAGAAGGCGGTCGCGAAGCACTTCGTGGCCCTGTCGACCAACGCCGAGAAGGTCGCGGACTTCGGCATCGACACGGCCAACATGTTCGAGTTCTGGGACTGGGTCGGCGGCCGCTACTCCTTCGACTCGGCCATCGGCCTCTCCCTGATGATCGCCATCGGCCCGGACCGCTTCCGGGAGATGCTCGACGGCTTCCGCATCGTCGACGAGCACTTCCGCAACGCCGAGGCCCCGGCCAACGCGCCGCTGCTCCTCGGCCTGCTGGGCGTCTGGTACGGCGACTTCCTGGGCGCGCAGTCGCACGCGGTGCTGCCGTACTCGCACTACCTGTCGAAGTTCACCGCGTACCTCCAGCAGCTGGACATGGAGTCCAACGGCAAGTCCGTCGACCGCGAGGGCAATCCCGTGGAGTGGCAGACCGGGCCGGTGGTGTGGGGCACGCCCGGCACCAACGGGCAGCACGCGTACTACCAGTTGATCCATCAGGGCACGAAGCTGATCCCGGCGGACTTCATCGGCTTCGCGCGGCCCGTGGCCGAGCTGAGTGACGAACTCAAGGCTCAGCACGACCTGCTGATGGCCAACTTCTTCGCCCAGACCCAGGCCCTCGCCTTCGGCAAGACCCCGGACGAGGTACGCGCCGAGGGAGTGCCCGAGGAACTGGTCCCGCACAAGACCTTCCGCGGCAACCACCCCACCACGACCGTCCTGGCCGCCGAACTGACCCCCTCCGTCCTCGGCCAGCTCATCGCCCTCTACGAGCACAAGGTCTTCGTCCAGGGCGCGATCTGGAACATCGACTCCTTCGACCAGTGGGGCGTCGAACTCGGCAAGGTGCTCGCCAAGCGCGTCGAACCGGCCCTCACCGAGGGCGCGGACGTGCCCGGCCTCGATCCGTCCACGGCCGCGCTGGTGGCCGCCTACCGCGAACTGAAGGAAGTGCACTGA